In Anopheles bellator chromosome 2, idAnoBellAS_SP24_06.2, whole genome shotgun sequence, the genomic stretch TGGAAACGGTTCCTGGCCGGCACGCCGCCCTCGAAGGACGGTGGCAAGGACGGGTCGAAGGGCTCGAGCAAATCGTCGAGCAAATCGAATAGCAAATCGtccgacggtggcaccggtggtaCCGCTGGCGGGCACGGTCCTGGCACCGGAGGTGCCGGTAGCGGACGCGAGGGCAACAAAAAGGACTCGGAGCGGGAGAAAGAAGGCAAAACGAAACCGGCACAGGTCAGTTTTCCAGCGCAATCGAGCAACACGACCGATGCCGTGCGTCTGAAGTGTCGCGAAATGTTGGCTAACGCCCTGCGCGTCGAGGGGGAAATGCCGGAAGGCTGCCAAACGCCGGAGGAGCTGGGCGAGGAGCTGGAGGAAGCGATATTTGTCGAGTTTAAAAACACCGACATGCGATACAAGAACCGCATCCGGTCGCGGGTTGCCAACCTGAAGGATCCGAAGAATCCGAGCCTTCGGAGCAACTTTGTGAGCGGAGCGCTGACCGCGCAGCGACTAGCCAAGATGACGTCGGAGGAGATGGCAAGCGACGAGATGAAACTGCTGCGCGATCGCTTCGTGAAGGAGGCGATCAACGATGCACAGTTGGCGACGGTGCAGGGCACCAAGACCGATCTGCTGAAGTGTGGCAAGTGTAAGAAGCGCAACTGTACCTACAACCAGCTGCAGACGCGCAGCGCTGATGAACCGATGACCACGTTCGTGATG encodes the following:
- the LOC131209187 gene encoding transcription elongation factor S-II isoform X1, translating into MNVEEEVFRIQKKLGKMTSLSDGSGQEQALDLLRELQRLNIDLDILTKTRIGMTVNELRKCSKDDEVISLAKSLIKSWKRFLAGTPPSKDGGKDGSKGSSKSSSKSNSKSSDGGTGGTAGGHGPGTGGAGSGREGNKKDSEREKEGKTKPAQVSFPAQSSNTTDAVRLKCREMLANALRVEGEMPEGCQTPEELGEELEEAIFVEFKNTDMRYKNRIRSRVANLKDPKNPSLRSNFVSGALTAQRLAKMTSEEMASDEMKLLRDRFVKEAINDAQLATVQGTKTDLLKCGKCKKRNCTYNQLQTRSADEPMTTFVMCNECGHRWKFC
- the LOC131209187 gene encoding transcription elongation factor S-II isoform X2, producing MNVEEEVFRIQKKLGKMTSLSDGSGQEQALDLLRELQRLNIDLDILTKTRIGMTVNELRKCSKDDEVISLAKSLIKSWKRFLAGTPPSKDGGKDGSKGSSKSSSKSNSKSSDGGTGAGSGREGNKKDSEREKEGKTKPAQVSFPAQSSNTTDAVRLKCREMLANALRVEGEMPEGCQTPEELGEELEEAIFVEFKNTDMRYKNRIRSRVANLKDPKNPSLRSNFVSGALTAQRLAKMTSEEMASDEMKLLRDRFVKEAINDAQLATVQGTKTDLLKCGKCKKRNCTYNQLQTRSADEPMTTFVMCNECGHRWKFC